A genome region from Anopheles stephensi strain Indian chromosome 2, UCI_ANSTEP_V1.0, whole genome shotgun sequence includes the following:
- the LOC118506913 gene encoding cytochrome P450 4d2-like isoform X1: MIVYVLLIALCALAVRFVAFRYHMYRTIGHIPGPPVNFLFGNTLELVRYDTHVFFEKLMEYFNRYGTIIRLDMLNKCWIVFSSVNDVERIISSNEFNRKSLDYGILDEWLGNGILLDHGNSWFTNRRALTGAFHFKILDSYVPVFEEQADVLVGKLLKNGGATVDVFALVKLYTLDVILETSMGVRCRAQVEDSDYVRAVSNLSRITFWRMYNAMGFSDWTFRLTKHNKTYRESIRINRDFTTSVIKQRRAELLARTTTASEAEMKPEKGRLSLLDILLRSDITGRQFSDEEVYSQVNNFMFAGHDTTSSAITFILYACAKHPDVQQRVYEEICTEIPPEEPVTQQRINNLKYLELVIKESLRMFPPVPYYSRHIDRDTTVGGVRLEKGATIVFGAYMMHHNPEYFPNPDEFRPERFEDAGDAKRNPFVYIPFSAGSRNCIGKWAFLPSCTSDLHSRAIFLGQKFALNELKTALVKILRQCKVVLPDPDFVLKMKMELVLKPVNGMPLRFLDRKSLSV; this comes from the exons ATGATCGTGTACGTGTTGTTAATTGCGCTGTGCGCACTCGCTGTACGCTTTGTCGCATTCCGTTACCACATGTACCGCACCATAGGGCACATTCCCGGACCGCCCGTAAACTTTCTCTTCGGAAACACGCTGGAACTGGTGCGGTACGATACGCACG TGTTTTTCGAAAAGTTGATGGAGTATTTCAACCGCTACGGAACGATCATACGGCTCGATATGCTCAACAAGTGCTGGATCGTGTTTTCTTCGGTGAATGATGTTGAG CGCATCATCTCGTCCAACGAGTTTAATCGTAAATCGCTAGATTACGGCATCCTGGATGAGTGGTTAGGCAACGGCATACTGCTCGACCATGGCAACAGCTGGTTCACGAACCGTCGCGCACTGACCGGTGCATTTCACTTCAAGATACTGGACAGCTACGTGCCGGTATTCGAGGAACAGGCGGACGTGCTGGTAGGTAAGCTGCTGAAAAATGGAGGAGCAACGGTGGATGTTTTTGCGCTGGTCAAACTGTACACACTGGACGTCATCCTGGAAACCTCGATGGGTGTTCGATGTAGAGCGCAGGTGGAAGATTCCGATTACGTTCGAGCGGTTTCAAA TCTTTCCCGAATCACCTTCTGGCGGATGTACAATGCGATGGGATTCTCGGACTGGACGTTCCGTTTGAccaagcacaacaaaacataCCGCGAATCGATTCGTATCAATCGAGACTTTACCACATCCGTCATCAAGCAGCGCCGTGCGGAACTACTTGCAAGGACCACAACTGCATCTGAAGCCGAAATGAAACCGGAAAAGGGACGGCTTTCCCTGCTGGACATACTGCTGCGTTCCGACATTACCGGCCGTCAGTTTAGTGATGAAGAAGTCTACAGTCAAGTGAACAATTTCATGTTTGCG GGTCACGATACAACTTCCAGCGCGATCACATTCATCCTGTACGCTTGCGCCAAACATCCCGATGTGCAGCAGCGCGTGTACGAAGAGATATGCACCGAAATACCGCCCGAGGAACCGGTCACTCAGCAGCGCATCAACAATCTGAAGTATCTCGAGCTGGTGATCAAAGAGTCACTGCGAATGTTTCCCCCGGTGCCGTACTATTCGCGACACATTGACCGCGATACTACGGTGGGTGGTGTCCGGCTGGAGAAAGGGGCAACGATCGTGTTCGGAGCGTACATGATGCATCACAACCCGGAATACTTCCCCAACCCGGACGAATTTCGCCCCGAGCGGTTTGAGGATGCTGGCGACGCGAAACGGAACCCGTTCGTTTACATTCCGTTCAGTGCTGGCAGTCGAAACTGTATTGGTAAGTGGGCGTTCCTCCCTTCCTGCACGTCTGATCTACATTCCCGCGCTATTTTTTTAGGACAAAAGTTCGCTTTAAACGAGCTTAAGACGGCTCTGGTGAAAATATTGCGCCAATGCAAGGTGGTGCTACCGGATCCAGATTTTGTGCTCAAAATGAAGATGGAGCTGGTGCTGAAGCCCGTCAACGGGATGCCTCTCCGATTTTTGGACCGGAAAAGCCTGAGCGTTTAA
- the LOC118506913 gene encoding cytochrome P450 4d2-like isoform X2, translated as MIVYVLLIALCALAVRFVAFRYHMYRTIGHIPGPPVNFLFGNTLELVRYDTHVFFEKLMEYFNRYGTIIRLDMLNKCWIVFSSVNDVERIISSNEFNRKSLDYGILDEWLGNGILLDHGNSWFTNRRALTGAFHFKILDSYVPVFEEQADVLVGKLLKNGGATVDVFALVKLYTLDVILETSMGVRCRAQVEDSDYVRAVSNLSRITFWRMYNAMGFSDWTFRLTKHNKTYRESIRINRDFTTSVIKQRRAELLARTTTASEAEMKPEKGRLSLLDILLRSDITGRQFSDEEVYSQVNNFMFAGHDTTSSAITFILYACAKHPDVQQRVYEEICTEIPPEEPVTQQRINNLKYLELVIKESLRMFPPVPYYSRHIDRDTTVGGVRLEKGATIVFGAYMMHHNPEYFPNPDEFRPERFEDAGDAKRNPFVYIPFSAGSRNCIGQKFALNELKTALVKILRQCKVVLPDPDFVLKMKMELVLKPVNGMPLRFLDRKSLSV; from the exons ATGATCGTGTACGTGTTGTTAATTGCGCTGTGCGCACTCGCTGTACGCTTTGTCGCATTCCGTTACCACATGTACCGCACCATAGGGCACATTCCCGGACCGCCCGTAAACTTTCTCTTCGGAAACACGCTGGAACTGGTGCGGTACGATACGCACG TGTTTTTCGAAAAGTTGATGGAGTATTTCAACCGCTACGGAACGATCATACGGCTCGATATGCTCAACAAGTGCTGGATCGTGTTTTCTTCGGTGAATGATGTTGAG CGCATCATCTCGTCCAACGAGTTTAATCGTAAATCGCTAGATTACGGCATCCTGGATGAGTGGTTAGGCAACGGCATACTGCTCGACCATGGCAACAGCTGGTTCACGAACCGTCGCGCACTGACCGGTGCATTTCACTTCAAGATACTGGACAGCTACGTGCCGGTATTCGAGGAACAGGCGGACGTGCTGGTAGGTAAGCTGCTGAAAAATGGAGGAGCAACGGTGGATGTTTTTGCGCTGGTCAAACTGTACACACTGGACGTCATCCTGGAAACCTCGATGGGTGTTCGATGTAGAGCGCAGGTGGAAGATTCCGATTACGTTCGAGCGGTTTCAAA TCTTTCCCGAATCACCTTCTGGCGGATGTACAATGCGATGGGATTCTCGGACTGGACGTTCCGTTTGAccaagcacaacaaaacataCCGCGAATCGATTCGTATCAATCGAGACTTTACCACATCCGTCATCAAGCAGCGCCGTGCGGAACTACTTGCAAGGACCACAACTGCATCTGAAGCCGAAATGAAACCGGAAAAGGGACGGCTTTCCCTGCTGGACATACTGCTGCGTTCCGACATTACCGGCCGTCAGTTTAGTGATGAAGAAGTCTACAGTCAAGTGAACAATTTCATGTTTGCG GGTCACGATACAACTTCCAGCGCGATCACATTCATCCTGTACGCTTGCGCCAAACATCCCGATGTGCAGCAGCGCGTGTACGAAGAGATATGCACCGAAATACCGCCCGAGGAACCGGTCACTCAGCAGCGCATCAACAATCTGAAGTATCTCGAGCTGGTGATCAAAGAGTCACTGCGAATGTTTCCCCCGGTGCCGTACTATTCGCGACACATTGACCGCGATACTACGGTGGGTGGTGTCCGGCTGGAGAAAGGGGCAACGATCGTGTTCGGAGCGTACATGATGCATCACAACCCGGAATACTTCCCCAACCCGGACGAATTTCGCCCCGAGCGGTTTGAGGATGCTGGCGACGCGAAACGGAACCCGTTCGTTTACATTCCGTTCAGTGCTGGCAGTCGAAACTGTATTG GACAAAAGTTCGCTTTAAACGAGCTTAAGACGGCTCTGGTGAAAATATTGCGCCAATGCAAGGTGGTGCTACCGGATCCAGATTTTGTGCTCAAAATGAAGATGGAGCTGGTGCTGAAGCCCGTCAACGGGATGCCTCTCCGATTTTTGGACCGGAAAAGCCTGAGCGTTTAA
- the LOC118506959 gene encoding cytochrome P450 4d2-like, which translates to MLSPYGGPMYYSYAFYQLGCTLSHDVVVREAGLLFSARKQLVSKMDSYLGLAQSKVKPRSVVDAFSNRTATIKKRPPRPVGTPSRPVSSTSIVIDTATQFRYLQEEHRLLLEKYKKLEASYLSLEGEYAKVKSEKESIQIAYEELQESYNNVTAKNFNAGKLLVYLKLKRRTDKETLEKRNIIKNEACFNTYLQDVVMLDHPRIPRVIHECITVLESNDKFMKSPGLYRVSGDHNAIQNLRYDINANNYKRLHKQKSPHEVCGILKLFLRELKDPLISLEQCAKYIPDVIQMKINTRSKVVQLINSLDTVRQNTLKVLMKHLRNVAAIEENEVDAFSLGLLFSSLIFNETLADVCPVKFQKLTMFYWIAVLAVIVAVLAVFDWKLKAYESLPGPKRWPFIGNVVSFLGAGPVEIFDQLIAFAATYGKVYKLDFFYDYTIVYSLPEAAEAILNSPTFAAKSQDYDKVSEWIGNGLLISRGQKWFTHRKVITPGFHFKILENFVPVFNRQAEAFCAKMESLTERSTAGTAINIFPELKLLTLGIICETAMGVGMDGGGKQDDTQQAYYTQIVEELSSILYWRMFNVFVNIDALFRLTRTSKRFDELVKKSWNFTLNMIDKRRKIHQQEEEEQKLHATVERDEEETFGKRKRALLDTLLEARIDGKPLTDEEIREEVDTFTFAGHDTTASAMTFILYNVAKHPAVQERIYQEIVDEIGADFGELTLSSLNNLHYMELAIKESLRLFPPVPVIARIATGNTQLLSEPISRGTSVAIDIFTMHHNEDYFPHAERFDPERFESTRDKQSFNPYTYIPFSAGSRNCIGQKFAQYELKTTLVKLLQRFQIRLADANFVPTLKAEIVLKPAEGLPLKFIRREI; encoded by the exons ATGTTGTCGCCCTACGGCGGCCCTATGTATTACTCGTATGCATTTTATCAGTTGGGATGTACGTTGAGCCACGACGTGGTTGTGCGTGAAGCGGGTTTGCTATTTTCGGCCAGAAAACAACTGGTCTCTAAGATGGATAGCTATTTGGGCTTAGCACAAAGCAAGGTGAAGCCACGTAGCGTGGTGGACGCATTTTCGAACCGAACGGCAACGATAAAAAAGAG ACCACCACGCCCGGTCGGTACACCCTCGAGA CCCGTATCGAGCACCTCGATCGTGATAGACACTGCCACCCAGTTTCGTTATCTACAGGAAGAACATCGTTTGCTGCTGGAAAAGTACAAAAAGCTCGAGGCCAGCTACTTGTCGCTGGAGGGCGAGTACGCGAAAGTGAAATCCGAAAAGGAAAGCATACAGATTGCGTACGAAGAGCTGCAGGAAAGCTACAACAACGTGACGGCGAAGAACTTTAACGCAGGCAAGCTGCTGGTGTACTTAAAGCTGAAACGCCGCACCGACAAAGAAACGCTGGAGAAGCGCAACATAATCAAGA ATGAAGCTTGCTTCAACACCTACCTGCAGGATGTCGTTATGCTGGACCATCCGCGAATACCGCGGGTCATACACGAATGCATCACGGTGCTGGAATCGAACGATAAGTTTATGAAAAGTCCCGGTCTGTACCGCGTGTCGGGCGACCATAATGCGATACAGAACCTGCGATACGACATCAATGCGAACAACTACAAACGATTGCACAAGCAAAAAAGTCCCCACGAAGTTTGTGGCATCCTGAAGCTGTTCCTGCGCGAACTGAAGGATCCTTTGATATCGCTGGAGCAATGTGCAAAATATATACCGGATGTGATACAAATGA AAATAAACACGCGATCTAAAGTTGTGCAGTTGATCAACAGCTTGGATACTGTTAGACAGAATACGCTCAAAGTGCTCATGAAACACCTCCGGAA TGTCGCAGCCATCGAGGAGAACGAGGTGGACGCTTTCAGTTTGGGTCTGCTGTTTAGCTCACTCATCTTCAACGAAACACTGGCGGACGTGTGTCCGGTAAAGTTTCAAAAATTGACT ATGTTCTACTGGATAGCCGTGTTGGCTGTGATTGTCGCCGTACTGGCAGTGTTCGATTGGAAGTTGAAAGCGTACGAAAGTCTACCGGGTCCCAAACGGTGGCCCTTCATCGGTAACGTAGTTTCGTTTCTCGGTGCTGGCCCCGTAG AAATATTTGATCAGCTTATCGCGTTCGCGGCTACCTACGGGAAGGTGTACAAGTTGGACTTTTTCTACGACTACACCATCGTCTATTCCTTGCCCGAAGCAGCCGAG GCCATTCTAAACTCACCCACGTTTGCCGCCAAATCGCAAGACTACGACAAGGTTTCGGAATGGATCGGGAATGGATTGCTGATCTCCCGGGGACAGAAATGGTTCACCCACCGGAAGGTCATCACGCCCGGGtttcatttcaaaatattAGAAAACTTTGTACCCGTGTTTAACCGGCAGGCCGAGGCATTCTGTGCCAAGATGGAAAGCTTGACGGAGCGATCCACGGCCGGTACGGCTATTAACATCTTTCCCGAGCTAAAATTGCTTACCCTTGGCATCATCTGTGAGACGGCGATGGGTGTTGGGATGGATGGGGGCGGGAAGCAGGATGACACCCAGCAAGCCTACTACACACAGATCGTGGAAGAGCTGAGTTCCATCCTGTACTGGCGGATGTTCAATGTGTTCGTGAATATTGATGCGCTGTTCCGGTTAACCCGCACCAGCAAGCGTTTCGATGAGCTGGTGAAAAAATCGTGGAACTTTACGCTGAATATGATCGATAAAAGGCGTAAGATACAtcagcaggaggaggaggaacagAAGCTACACGCAACGGTAGAGAGGGATGAGGAAGAGACTTTTGGTAAACGGAAGCGGGCACTGCTGGACACATTGCTGGAGGCACGTATCGATGGCAAACCTCTGACGGACGAAGAGATTCGCGAGGAGGTGGATACGTTTACGTTCGCG GGACACGACACAACTGCCTCGGCCATGACATTCATACTATACAACGTAGCAAAACATCCAGCCGTACAGGAAAGGATTTATCAAGAGATAGTGGACGAAATTGGGGCCGACTTTGGAGAACTAACGCTAAG CTCACTAAACAATCTACACTACATGGAGCTGGCCATCAAGGAGTCGCTACGGCTATTTCCACCCGTTCCCGTGATAGCGCGCATAGCAACCGGCAATACGCAGCTACTTTCGGAACCGATATCACGCGGGACGAGTGTAGCGATTGACATCTTTACGATGCACCACAACGAGGACTATTTCCCCCACGCAGAACGGTTCGATCCGGAAAGGTTTGAAAGTACGCGCGATAAGCAGTCGTTCAATCCTTACACGTACATTCCGTTCAGTGCTGGCAGCCGGAATTGTATCGGGCAAAAGTTTGCTCAGTACGAGCTGAAAACTACGCTCGTGAAGCTGCTGCAGCGATTCCAGATACGGCTGGCCGATGCGAACTTTGTGCCGACATTAAAGGCAGAAATTGTGTTGAAGCCGGCGGAAGGACTGCCGTTAAAGTTTATCAGAAGAGAGATTTAA